One genomic window of Thermococcus indicus includes the following:
- a CDS encoding proton-conducting transporter transmembrane domain-containing protein, translated as MNGQYASLLIALPLISAFFVPLIKGAGKKAVKYYLIAVTAVQTGIAAWIFQQVYTTGQPIIVMAGAWRPPVGINLYIGHFAALFVLIVAVVSFMMAVFSLRAIEVEPIDKYAMLFLLLMLGATGMIATGDIFNLFVFMEITAISAYALTAYNKTGEAAEASMKYIVLGGIGSSFFLIGIALIYGSLGTLNMAQIAQLAGGMNATVAQVGLALIVFGLAVEAELFPLNAWAPDAYQAAPHPITAMFSAFVVKAGLYAMARILYLMQAVESWQGVLRLLVIMATLTVFVAEFAALRQRNVKRMIAYSSIAQIGLIGLAFALGTQSGVDAGVFHMVNHAIVKALLFLAVGHVAVTLGGAEMERFEGLGKRMPLTAFAITVGAVAAVGIPLFNIFWSKLRILLAAIGADYAWAAAVVLTASVVEAVYYFRLIHRMWFAGEGERINEGLAVSLMLLFLAALVIVIGVYPDYAWSIAQKAGNDIFNVAQYIKNVPLMGVGA; from the coding sequence ATGAACGGGCAGTACGCTTCACTCCTCATAGCATTGCCCCTCATAAGCGCCTTCTTCGTGCCCCTGATAAAGGGCGCCGGAAAGAAGGCCGTTAAGTACTACCTCATAGCCGTCACCGCAGTCCAGACCGGAATCGCGGCGTGGATCTTCCAGCAGGTTTACACCACCGGACAGCCGATAATAGTCATGGCCGGCGCCTGGAGACCGCCCGTTGGAATCAACCTCTACATCGGCCACTTCGCGGCGCTGTTCGTGCTCATCGTTGCCGTGGTCAGCTTCATGATGGCCGTCTTCAGCCTCAGGGCAATCGAGGTCGAGCCGATAGACAAATACGCCATGCTGTTCCTCCTGCTGATGCTCGGAGCCACCGGCATGATAGCGACGGGAGACATCTTCAACCTCTTCGTCTTCATGGAGATAACGGCAATAAGCGCCTACGCATTAACCGCCTACAACAAGACCGGCGAGGCGGCGGAGGCTTCAATGAAGTACATAGTCCTCGGAGGGATAGGCTCAAGCTTCTTCCTCATCGGCATAGCCCTCATCTACGGCTCGCTCGGAACCCTCAACATGGCCCAGATAGCCCAGCTCGCCGGCGGAATGAACGCCACCGTCGCCCAGGTCGGGCTGGCGCTCATAGTCTTCGGCCTGGCCGTTGAGGCCGAGCTCTTCCCGCTCAACGCCTGGGCACCAGATGCATACCAGGCCGCGCCGCACCCGATAACGGCCATGTTCTCGGCCTTCGTCGTCAAGGCGGGCCTCTACGCGATGGCCAGGATACTCTACCTCATGCAGGCCGTCGAGAGCTGGCAGGGCGTCCTCAGGCTGCTTGTAATAATGGCCACCCTCACCGTCTTCGTCGCCGAGTTCGCGGCGCTTAGGCAGAGAAACGTCAAGAGGATGATAGCCTACTCCAGTATAGCCCAGATAGGCCTCATTGGGTTGGCCTTCGCCCTCGGAACCCAGAGCGGCGTCGATGCCGGAGTCTTCCACATGGTGAACCACGCCATAGTCAAGGCCCTCCTGTTCCTCGCCGTCGGGCACGTCGCGGTTACCCTCGGCGGGGCGGAGATGGAGAGGTTCGAGGGCCTTGGAAAGAGGATGCCCTTAACAGCTTTCGCCATAACCGTCGGAGCGGTGGCCGCCGTGGGAATACCGCTGTTCAACATATTCTGGAGCAAGCTCAGAATCCTCCTCGCCGCCATCGGCGCGGACTACGCCTGGGCCGCCGCGGTCGTCCTGACGGCCAGCGTCGTCGAGGCGGTCTATTACTTCAGGCTGATACACAGGATGTGGTTCGCCGGAGAGGGCGAGAGGATAAACGAGGGACTTGCCGTCAGCCTCATGCTGCTCTTCCTCGCGGCCCTCGTGATAGTCATAGGCGTTTACCCCGACTACGCCTGGAGCATCGCCCAGAAGGCTGGAAACGACATCTTCAATGTGGCCCAGTACATTAAGAACGTTCCACTGATGGGGGTGGGAGCATGA
- a CDS encoding NADH-quinone oxidoreductase subunit K, whose protein sequence is MISVYYFGAISLILIGLYAVLVKKNLLKMLIGLSIMETGVNLLLVSVGYVAGRSAPILSEGIGPNQAVDPIPQALVLTAIVIGVATTAMALSVAMILHEKYGTLNVEEIRRLRG, encoded by the coding sequence ATGATTTCAGTCTACTACTTCGGTGCCATCTCCCTCATACTGATAGGCCTCTACGCGGTCCTCGTTAAGAAGAACCTCCTTAAGATGCTCATCGGACTCAGCATAATGGAGACCGGCGTGAACCTCCTCCTGGTCAGCGTCGGCTACGTTGCCGGAAGGAGCGCGCCCATACTGAGCGAGGGAATCGGGCCTAACCAGGCCGTCGATCCGATTCCCCAGGCGCTGGTTCTCACGGCAATAGTCATAGGCGTTGCCACCACCGCCATGGCCCTTAGCGTCGCCATGATACTCCACGAGAAGTACGGAACCCTTAACGTTGAGGAAATAAGGAGGTTGAGAGGATGA
- a CDS encoding Na(+)/H(+) antiporter subunit B — MLKRALAIISLLLIGYWIAQGLAGVPFGQDRMLVAQYYLDHVKEQTGAVNAVTAIVVNYRGFDTLGEVTVLFIASTGVGALLWRRKKQRTAKTEGSIVLTTGTRLLVPFVMLFGAYIFIHGHLTPGGGFPGGATIATAFLLLYMAFTTYEIPHKAFEKTEGAVGMAYVLVGLIGLAIGGYFLYDWIWQDWGFGVDNIGRLLSGGFIPIIYTIIGLKVGTELSGIIDNMLKEEVSK; from the coding sequence ATGCTCAAGCGTGCGCTCGCGATAATTTCCCTGCTCCTCATAGGCTACTGGATAGCCCAGGGACTCGCCGGAGTTCCCTTCGGGCAGGACAGGATGCTCGTTGCCCAGTACTACCTTGACCACGTTAAGGAACAGACCGGCGCGGTCAACGCCGTCACCGCAATAGTCGTTAACTACCGTGGATTCGATACCCTCGGTGAGGTCACGGTTCTGTTCATAGCCTCAACCGGCGTGGGTGCTCTCCTCTGGAGGAGGAAGAAGCAGAGGACCGCCAAGACCGAGGGCTCGATAGTTCTCACGACCGGAACCAGGCTCCTCGTGCCGTTTGTGATGCTCTTCGGTGCGTACATCTTCATCCACGGACACCTCACCCCAGGTGGAGGATTCCCCGGCGGAGCCACCATAGCAACCGCGTTCCTGCTGCTCTACATGGCCTTTACCACCTACGAGATACCACACAAGGCCTTCGAGAAGACCGAGGGTGCGGTCGGAATGGCCTACGTGCTCGTCGGCCTCATAGGCCTCGCCATAGGTGGCTACTTCCTCTACGACTGGATATGGCAGGACTGGGGCTTCGGCGTTGACAACATCGGCAGGCTCCTCAGCGGAGGATTCATCCCCATAATCTACACCATCATCGGCCTCAAGGTCGGCACCGAGCTGAGCGGAATCATCGACAACATGCTCAAGGAGGAGGTGAGCAAATGA
- a CDS encoding DUF4040 domain-containing protein: MNGIALIEYLIVGIMIISAVLAVEWRDLLAAAVGMAAVSLFASLLFFMLQAPDVAMTEAAIGAALSGAIFIFAIKRTQRFETEEEEKPGWWVRW, encoded by the coding sequence ATGAACGGCATAGCACTTATCGAGTACCTGATAGTGGGCATAATGATAATCTCCGCAGTACTTGCCGTCGAGTGGAGGGACCTCCTGGCGGCGGCGGTTGGAATGGCGGCGGTGAGTCTCTTCGCCTCGCTGCTGTTCTTCATGCTGCAGGCCCCGGACGTTGCGATGACAGAGGCTGCCATAGGCGCAGCGCTCAGCGGTGCGATATTCATCTTTGCCATCAAAAGAACCCAGCGCTTTGAGACCGAGGAAGAGGAGAAGCCCGGCTGGTGGGTGAGGTGGTGA
- the mnhG gene encoding monovalent cation/H(+) antiporter subunit G, which produces MNALAAIGEALVLIGTFFYFLSALGLIRMPDVYNRMQTSTKSATLGSLGVMVGVGIWALGTDFGSAAWLTKTVVIAVFLLLTNPISAHALIRAAYKSGIPLWEGSVVDKYREHIEAKAKAPEETPKEGGEE; this is translated from the coding sequence ATGAACGCTCTGGCCGCGATAGGGGAAGCTCTCGTCCTCATAGGAACGTTCTTCTACTTCCTCTCAGCCCTGGGTCTCATCAGGATGCCCGACGTGTACAACAGGATGCAGACCTCGACCAAGAGCGCGACCCTTGGAAGCCTCGGCGTCATGGTAGGTGTCGGAATCTGGGCGCTCGGTACCGACTTCGGAAGCGCGGCATGGCTCACCAAGACCGTGGTCATCGCGGTCTTCCTGCTGCTCACCAACCCGATAAGCGCCCACGCCCTCATAAGGGCCGCCTACAAGAGCGGAATCCCCCTCTGGGAGGGCAGCGTTGTCGATAAGTACCGCGAGCACATCGAGGCCAAGGCGAAAGCCCCCGAAGAGACTCCCAAGGAGGGTGGTGAGGAATGA
- a CDS encoding monovalent cation/H+ antiporter complex subunit F — translation MIGINIYLALIAIATLLSVYRVFRGPTTVDRLVAVDIMTTITAGLMVLFALYYKRMIFLDVALVYAILAFGGVIAFARYMEGGL, via the coding sequence ATGATAGGGATAAACATCTACCTCGCCCTGATAGCGATAGCAACACTGCTCAGCGTTTACAGGGTTTTCAGGGGACCGACCACCGTCGACAGGCTCGTTGCGGTTGATATCATGACCACCATCACCGCTGGACTCATGGTGCTCTTCGCACTCTACTACAAGAGAATGATATTCCTCGACGTGGCCCTGGTCTACGCGATACTCGCCTTCGGTGGAGTCATAGCGTTCGCGCGCTACATGGAGGGAGGACTATGA
- a CDS encoding Na+/H+ antiporter subunit E, whose translation MGEASKISRYLYTVIVLFLIWLAITASLDVQELGFGLLLSLIVAAFTYEIFTTNGLANLHPKRIAYMIAYIPYFLWAMIMANLDVAYRVLHPKRPIRPGIVKCKTVLSSDVGKLALANSITLTPGTITLDVDEDEYFIHWIWVPDEALTESEEEHVKASSEGITVPFEKFLKVIFG comes from the coding sequence ATGGGAGAAGCAAGCAAAATAAGCAGATACCTGTACACGGTGATCGTACTGTTCTTGATATGGCTGGCCATAACGGCCAGTCTGGACGTACAGGAGCTGGGATTCGGCCTACTGCTGTCGCTCATAGTCGCGGCATTCACCTACGAGATATTCACCACCAACGGCCTGGCGAACCTCCACCCCAAGAGGATAGCGTACATGATAGCGTACATCCCCTACTTCCTCTGGGCCATGATCATGGCCAACCTCGACGTTGCCTACAGGGTCCTCCACCCCAAGAGGCCCATAAGGCCCGGAATAGTGAAGTGCAAAACCGTTCTCAGCAGCGATGTCGGAAAGCTCGCCCTGGCCAACTCGATAACACTGACCCCCGGAACAATAACCCTCGATGTCGACGAAGATGAATACTTCATCCACTGGATATGGGTTCCGGATGAGGCCCTGACCGAGAGCGAAGAGGAGCACGTTAAGGCCTCCTCCGAGGGAATAACTGTTCCCTTCGAAAAGTTCCTGAAGGTGATCTTCGGATGA
- a CDS encoding radical SAM protein: protein MIEVHLPHVTFEDAGESIRLVWRETLYADLDKGELARVIRRKYRVKPEISVRNGLLVIDTDYPGIEQYISIYIQNNLGALLRNRYTNRRVLYIHEGLDVPLLGYNAFGLIDRGTNLIQIRGVSGCNLSCVFCSVDEGPYSRTRKLDYVVDIDYLMKWFDEVARIKGKGLEAHLDGQGEPLIYPFRVELVRALREHPNVSVISMQSNGTLLNDKLVEELAEAGLDRVNLSIHSLDPDKARMLMGRKDYDLGHVLDMAEAMVNAGIDVLIAPVIIFGINDDEAEAFIEFARKIGAGKRWPALGFQNYIPYKFGRNPTIAKLVPFKDFYAWLRKLEEKTGMKPLVLKPRHFGMEKREFIPLSFRPGEIVKAEVVLPGRIKGEMLAKARNRLIEVINTDAEVGDRIRVRIVRTRHGIYIGTEI, encoded by the coding sequence ATGATCGAGGTTCACCTTCCCCACGTCACCTTCGAGGATGCCGGCGAGAGCATCAGGCTGGTCTGGAGAGAGACCCTCTACGCGGACCTCGACAAGGGCGAGCTGGCGAGGGTGATAAGGAGAAAGTACCGGGTTAAGCCTGAAATCTCCGTGAGAAACGGCCTTCTCGTCATCGACACGGACTATCCCGGCATCGAGCAGTACATTTCGATATACATCCAGAACAACCTCGGAGCCCTCCTGAGAAACCGCTACACCAACAGAAGGGTCCTCTATATCCACGAGGGACTTGACGTCCCGCTCCTGGGGTACAACGCCTTCGGCCTGATCGACAGGGGAACGAATCTGATTCAAATCCGCGGCGTGAGCGGCTGCAACCTCAGCTGCGTCTTCTGCTCGGTTGATGAGGGGCCGTATTCGAGGACGAGGAAGCTGGACTACGTCGTTGATATCGACTATCTCATGAAGTGGTTCGATGAGGTCGCGAGGATAAAGGGAAAGGGTCTGGAGGCCCATCTTGACGGCCAGGGCGAGCCGCTTATCTATCCCTTCCGCGTTGAGCTCGTCCGGGCGCTCAGGGAGCACCCGAACGTGTCTGTAATCTCGATGCAGAGCAACGGGACGCTTCTCAACGACAAGTTGGTTGAGGAGCTGGCGGAGGCCGGCCTCGACAGGGTGAATCTTTCGATTCACTCCCTCGATCCGGACAAGGCGAGGATGCTGATGGGCAGGAAGGACTACGACCTCGGGCACGTTCTGGACATGGCCGAGGCCATGGTGAACGCTGGAATCGACGTCCTCATCGCCCCGGTCATTATCTTCGGCATAAACGACGACGAGGCCGAGGCCTTCATAGAGTTCGCAAGGAAAATCGGCGCCGGAAAGCGCTGGCCGGCCCTCGGCTTCCAGAACTACATCCCCTACAAGTTCGGAAGGAACCCAACGATAGCGAAGCTCGTCCCCTTCAAGGACTTCTACGCCTGGCTCAGGAAGCTCGAAGAGAAGACCGGGATGAAACCGCTCGTCCTGAAGCCCAGGCACTTCGGGATGGAAAAGCGCGAGTTCATCCCCCTCTCCTTCCGGCCTGGGGAAATCGTCAAGGCGGAGGTCGTCCTCCCGGGCAGGATAAAGGGCGAGATGCTCGCGAAGGCCCGGAACCGCCTCATCGAGGTCATCAACACCGACGCCGAGGTTGGGGACAGGATCAGGGTGAGGATAGTCAGGACGAGGCACGGTATATATATTGGTACGGAGATTTAG